A genomic window from Nicotiana sylvestris chromosome 11, ASM39365v2, whole genome shotgun sequence includes:
- the LOC138881493 gene encoding uncharacterized protein has product MAKSPEQDEVMRKFKSLEQSFRNIHGLGNQAPEAPNINQNPLPKHPEAHMIELVHEGGEPKNPSQTVMMIRATPKEESTGGEAEVQVKGEDVKPVVILGKNPSAATRKPEPAKLVITGASSTPAVVVKGVCREPVIIKPVVQLPVIDSKAVPWKYEKVVVMVTFSDDDLPVEGTEHNKALYLTVKCENSAVTRALVDNSSSANICPLSTLNQLKIDHDRIHKNSVCIRGFDGSGTDTVEDIILEVTIGPVEFTMEFQVLDVAVSYNLLLGRPWIHAAKAVPSTLHQMVKFEWDRQDVVLHGEDVACTIGGAIVPFIETNDDKGPWVYQIFDAVSANKIPEGTSIPHPRIASATVMIVSEMLSNGFVPGKGLGAELQGIVQLVSLPKNVETFGLGFKPTLADVRHARKMKKKVWVLPKPVPCLSRSFVRAGTRKLSVPKVLGPIIGPDRDLDEGFERLFAGVNMVEAGEGSSRVDIQFVGPRAKINNWTTTPLPTRWESCSLCTGTNDVACTTDLQPSHNNESNSELIAQDSDYDDESEYEENDDFEEINRELSQFQDKPKPNLSDTEAVNLGDVDNVRETKISIHIEHSIREELIKALIEFKDVFAWSYDDMPANVVPIPKKDGKIMVCIDYRNLNRASPKDNFPLPNIHILIDNCAGREIRSFVDCYAGYHQILMDEEDVEKTAFITP; this is encoded by the exons ATGGcaaagagcccagagcaggatgaGGTGATGCGAAAATTTAAAAGCctagagcagtccttcaggaacatacacgggttaggaaaccag gcaccggaggcacccaacattaaccagaacccattgccaaagcaccccgaagcccacatgatcgagcttgtgcacgaaggaggggagccaaAGAATCCCTCACAGACTGTGATGATGATtcgtgccactccgaaagaagaatcgacTGGTGGGGAAGCAGAGGTACAAGTAAAAGGGGaggatgtcaagccagtggtgatattagggaagaatccatctgccgctacaaggaaaccagaaccagccaaattggtaataacgggagcatcatctacaCCCgcagttgttgtgaaaggggtctgcagggaaccggtcatcataaagccggtagtccaattgccagtgattgatagcaaggccgtgccttggaagtatgaaaaggtaGTGGTAAT ggtaacgttctctgatgacGATTTGCCAGTGGAGggaacagaacataataaagccctttacttgactgtcaaatgtgaaaattcGGCGGTTACTCGGGCGTTGGTGGATAAcagttcaagtgccaatatttgtccattatccacattgaaccagttgaagattgacCATGATAGAATCCATAAGAACAGTGTTTGcatccgaggatttgacggaagtggaacAGACACCGTGGAGGATATTATACTCGAGGTAACCATCGGCCCGGTCGagtttactatggagttccaggtattggatgtcgcggtatcttataaccttttgttgggacgaccgtggatccacgcggccaaagcagtgccatccacattgcatcaaatggtcaagtttgaatgggacagacaagatgtgGTGTTGCATGGGGAAGACGTTGCATGCACTATAGGAGgtgccattgtgccattcatagaaaccaACGATGACAAAGGCCcttgggtttaccagatttttgatgcagtgtcagcaaacaagatccccgagggtaCAAGCATTCCACACCCCAGAATAGCTTCTGCCACCGTCATGATAGTTTCAGAGATGCTGagtaacgggttcgtgccaggaaaaggtctgggggctgaacttcaAGGTATTGTCCAACTTGTCTCTTTACCCAAGAATGTAGAGACCTTTgggctgggattcaagcccacattAGCAGATGTCAGACATGCCCGtaagatgaagaagaaagtttgggttcttcccaagccagtcCCGTGCCTGTCCAGAtcctttgtcagagcaggtaccagaaagttgtcggtcccaaAAGTTCTCGGACCAATTATTGGGCCAGATAGAGATTTagatgagggctttgaaaggttgttcgccggtgtcaacatggtagaagctggagaaggttccagtagggtggatatacaatttgtggggcctagggccaagatcaacaattggacaactactcctcttcctacccgttGGGAGTCTTG ttctctttgcACTGGTACTAACGAtgtggcatgcacaacggatcttcaacccagtcaTAATAATGAATCTAATTCTGAATTAATCGCACAAGATAGCGATTacgatgatgaatcggaatacgaggAGAATGATgacttcgaagagataaacagagagttgagccagtTCCAAGATAAACCTAAGCCCAATTTGAGTGACACTGAAGCAGTCAATTTGGGGGATGTCGACAATGTCagggaaaccaaaatcagcatccacattgagcatAGCAttagggaagaactaatcaaagcactcattgagtttaaagatgtttttgcatggtcgtatgatgacatgccgg ctaatgtggtgccaataccaaagaaagatgggaagatcatgGTATGCatcgactaccgcaatctgaacagggccagcccaaaagataactttcccttacccaatatccatatcttgatcgacaattgcgccggacgAGAAAtcagatcttttgtggattgctatgccgggtatcatcagattctgatggatgaagaagatgtagagaagacagctttcattacgccatga